In Epinephelus moara isolate mb chromosome 9, YSFRI_EMoa_1.0, whole genome shotgun sequence, a genomic segment contains:
- the LOC126395921 gene encoding torsin-1A-like yields the protein MTGWSRGRKNTSSSSKKRSVLVNSFNLFKNLWQISESCDSTWISFNAEGLKADLENKFFGQHIASRIILKAVNGFMSNEKPKKPLVLSLHGKSGTGKNFVSQLIADNIYKEGMDSSFVHVFTSELHFQHKKQLDTYKSQLQQWIKGNVTNCAHSMFIFDEMDSMLPGLIDSMKPYLDYYNKLDGVSYRKAIFIFLSNAGAKIITETALDFWKKGRDREEIELRDLETSISESAFNSSHSGFWQSSLINDNLVDFFIPFLPLEYQHVVQCVMAEMKDRGLQPDQNLADKVARDLAYFPKFERVFSKIGCKTIASRLVYYT from the exons ATGACGGGCTGGAGCAGAGGAAGGaaaaacaccagcagcagcagcaaaaaaagaaG TGTCCTGGTAAATTCATTTAATCTGTTCAAGAATCTGTGGCAGATCAGTGAAAGCTGTGACTCGACATGGATATCCTTCAATGCAGAGG GTCTCAAAGCTGACCTGGAAAACAAATTTTTCGGACAGCACATTGCGTCACGCATCATCCTAAAAGCTGTGAATGGATTCATGAGCAATGAAAAACCAAAGAAGCCTCTGGTGCTCTCTCTGCATGGAAAGTCCGGCACAGGGAAGAACTTTGTCAGTCAGCTGATTGCTGACAACATTTACAAGGAGGGAATGGACAGCAGCTTcgttcatgttttcacatctgaaCTTCACTTCCAACATAAAAAACAGCTTGATACTTACAAG TCTCAGCTACAGCAGTGGATCAAAGGCAATGTCACCAACTGTGCACACTCCATGTTCATCTTTGATGAGATGGACAGTATGCTTCCTGGCTTGATTGACAGCATGAAGCCGTACCTGGACTACTACAACAAGCTGGATGGAGTTTCTTATCGGAAAGccatcttcatcttcctcag CAACGCTGGAGCGAAGATCATCACAGAGACAGCTTTAGATTTCTGGAAAAAAGGACGAGATCGAGAAGAGATCGAGTTAAGAGACCTGGAAACATCGATCTCTGAATCAGCATTTAACAGCAGTCATA GTGGCTTTTGGCAGTCTAGCTTGATTAATGACAACCTGGTGGACTTCTTTATCCCTTTTCTGCCTCTGGAGTACCAACATGTCGTCCAGTGTGTTATGGCCGAGATGAAAGACAGAGGACTTCAGCCAGACCAGAATTTGGCAGACAAGGTGGCCAGAGATTTAGCCTATTTCCCCAAATTTGAGAGAGTGTTCTCTAAAATTGGCTGCAAGACAATAGCGAGCAGGTTGGTCTACTACACATAA
- the LOC126395920 gene encoding torsin-1A-like isoform X1 — translation MKPRKRHVLLLWMLVCSGMTEAIEPISTSIAVGMAAALTGFLASYQNIFYYFHECCRPEWISFNRTGLKADLDSKLFGQHIASRIILKAVNGFMSNDNPKKPLVLSLHGWTGTGKNFVSQLIADNIYKEGMDSSFVHVFTSELHFPHSSQFDTYKSQLQQWIKGNVTNCAHSMFIFDEMDKMHPGLIDSIKPYLDYYDKLDGVSYRKAIFIFLSNAGGESIIQTALDFWKAGRDREEIELKDLETVLSLSVFNNKKSGLWHTSLIDKNLVDFFVPFLPLEYRHVIQCATAEMKARGLQPDQNVADQVARDLVYFPKTERVFSVKGCKTIESKLDYYT, via the exons ATGAAGCCGAGGAAGAGACATGTCCTGCTGCTGTGGATGCTGGTCTGCTCCGGCATGACGGAGGCGATCGAGCCCATCAGCACCAGCATAGCGGTGGGCATGGCAGCGGCTCTCACCGGGTTCTTAGCTAGCTACCAGAACATTTTCTACTATTTCCACGAGTGCTGTCGACCTGAGTGGATTTCCTTCAACAGGACAG GTCTCAAAGCTGACCTGGACAGCAAACTATTCGGACAGCACATTGCGTCACGCATCATCCTGAAAGCTGTGAATGGATTCATGAGCAACGACAACCCAAAGAAGCCTCTGGTGCTTTCTCTGCACGGATGGACCGGCACAGGGAAGAACTTTGTTAGCCAGCTGATTGCTGACAACATTTACAAGGAGGGAATGGACAGCAGCTTcgttcatgttttcacatctgaaCTTCACTTCCCACATTCGAGTCAATTTGATACCTACAAG TCTCAGTTACAGCAGTGGATCAAAGGCAATGTCACCAACTGTGCACACTCCATGTTCATCTTTGATGAGATGGACAAGATGCATCCTGGCTTGATTGACAGCATAAAGCCGTACCTGGACTACTACGACAAGCTGGATGGAGTTTCTTATCGGAAAGccatcttcatcttcctcag TAATGCTGGAGGGGAGAGCATCATACAGACCGCTTTAGATTTCTGGAAAGCAGGACGGGATCGAGAAGAGATTGAGCTAAAAGATCTGGAAACGGTGCTCTCTCTGTCAGTGTTCAACAATAAGAAGA GTGGCTTGTGGCATACAAGTTTGATTGACAAGAACTTGGTGGATTTCTTCGTCCCGTTTCTGCCTCTGGAGTACCGACACGTCATCCAGTGTGCCACGGCCGAGATGAAAGCCAGAGGACTGCAGCCAGACCAGAACGTGGCAGACCAGGTGGCCAGAGATTTAGTCTATTTCCCCAAAACTGAGCGAGTGTTCTCTGTCAAAGGCTGCAAGACGATAGAGAGCAAGTTGGACTACTACACATAA
- the LOC126395920 gene encoding torsin-1A-like isoform X2, with product MKTAHLYLMLHVLSSASVLVHTFEPFTTTVVLGIGAALGRTIYNYLHESCDPKWIAFNATGLKADLDSKLFGQHIASRIILKAVNGFMSNDNPKKPLVLSLHGWTGTGKNFVSQLIADNIYKEGMDSSFVHVFTSELHFPHSSQFDTYKSQLQQWIKGNVTNCAHSMFIFDEMDKMHPGLIDSIKPYLDYYDKLDGVSYRKAIFIFLSNAGGESIIQTALDFWKAGRDREEIELKDLETVLSLSVFNNKKSGLWHTSLIDKNLVDFFVPFLPLEYRHVIQCATAEMKARGLQPDQNVADQVARDLVYFPKTERVFSVKGCKTIESKLDYYT from the exons ATGAAAACGGCACACTTGTATTTGATGTTACACGTTTTATCGTCAGCCAGTGTGCTGGTTCACACGTTTGAGCCGTTCACAACAACAGTGGTTTTAGGTATCGGTGCGGCTCTGGGGCGGACGATCTACAATTATTTACACGAAAGTTGCGATCCTAAATGGATAGCTTTCAATGCAACAG GTCTCAAAGCTGACCTGGACAGCAAACTATTCGGACAGCACATTGCGTCACGCATCATCCTGAAAGCTGTGAATGGATTCATGAGCAACGACAACCCAAAGAAGCCTCTGGTGCTTTCTCTGCACGGATGGACCGGCACAGGGAAGAACTTTGTTAGCCAGCTGATTGCTGACAACATTTACAAGGAGGGAATGGACAGCAGCTTcgttcatgttttcacatctgaaCTTCACTTCCCACATTCGAGTCAATTTGATACCTACAAG TCTCAGTTACAGCAGTGGATCAAAGGCAATGTCACCAACTGTGCACACTCCATGTTCATCTTTGATGAGATGGACAAGATGCATCCTGGCTTGATTGACAGCATAAAGCCGTACCTGGACTACTACGACAAGCTGGATGGAGTTTCTTATCGGAAAGccatcttcatcttcctcag TAATGCTGGAGGGGAGAGCATCATACAGACCGCTTTAGATTTCTGGAAAGCAGGACGGGATCGAGAAGAGATTGAGCTAAAAGATCTGGAAACGGTGCTCTCTCTGTCAGTGTTCAACAATAAGAAGA GTGGCTTGTGGCATACAAGTTTGATTGACAAGAACTTGGTGGATTTCTTCGTCCCGTTTCTGCCTCTGGAGTACCGACACGTCATCCAGTGTGCCACGGCCGAGATGAAAGCCAGAGGACTGCAGCCAGACCAGAACGTGGCAGACCAGGTGGCCAGAGATTTAGTCTATTTCCCCAAAACTGAGCGAGTGTTCTCTGTCAAAGGCTGCAAGACGATAGAGAGCAAGTTGGACTACTACACATAA